A single genomic interval of Antechinus flavipes isolate AdamAnt ecotype Samford, QLD, Australia chromosome 1, AdamAnt_v2, whole genome shotgun sequence harbors:
- the LOC127544564 gene encoding GDP-L-fucose synthase-like, translated as MVGGLFRNIKYNLNFWRKNIQINDNVLHSAYEVGTRKVISCLSTCIFPDKTTYPIDETMIHNGPPHNSNFGYSYAKRMIDVQNRSGMFGRQ; from the exons ATGGTGGGTGGCCTCTTCCGGAACATCAAGTATAACCTGAACTTCTGG agaaagaacattcaaATCAACGACAATGTCTTGCACTCAGCCTATGAGGTGGGCACTCGGAAGGTGATCTCTTGCCTCTCCACCTGTATCTTCCCTGACAAGACCACTTACCCCATCGATGAGACCATG ATTCACAATGGACCCCCACACAACAGCAACTTCGGCTACTCCTATGCTAAGCGCATGATCGACGTACAAAACAGGTCTGGGATGTTTGGGAGACAGTAG
- the LOC127547916 gene encoding LOW QUALITY PROTEIN: leucine-rich repeat-containing protein 14-like (The sequence of the model RefSeq protein was modified relative to this genomic sequence to represent the inferred CDS: inserted 3 bases in 2 codons), whose translation MAAGPSGATDYLKTWPWKEGTSRQWVQGQWGKDAAGCHDLGLQQLDMTGLLNKNIFWNLKLMRLWASSTSRVRVYNSLQYQRHVPESQARDHLAEETPVTTFPIETCVELLVDLQVSSSSKEFLTEALQDNQXSPFQLKCRDFYTALIFFHDAVKILTLLDPLAIRRVDLSHCMIILMDIRSLVSQIATFQNLQSLKLPSFSGNEKQEIDFTLKISIDILAAELSKLRHLREIALCGLCLSDQVEYLLRGLQCSLEXLPFSYCTLTKKDLIYLSRSQHSIHLKKLDLTGNNITKHLDSFLELLKSVSNSLKWLNVTMCGIKDSDFLKILSYLYSCTRLSHLGLCGNPLSSTSVYILLSPGQHKLPNLKVISVPVFLDCCKNLPQHDPLPKSLEPYIDSDKFSSVLKEMKQMELKKGDSAIEYPSSLTFDLLDYFDLR comes from the exons ATGGCAGCCGGGCCCAGCGGTGCCACTGACTACCTGAAGACCTGGCCCTGGAAAGAAGGAACCAGCCGGCAGTGGGTACAGGGCCAGTGGGGCAAGGATGCAGCTGGCTGCCACGATTT GGGATTACAGCAGCTGGATATGACAGGattacttaataaaaatattttttggaatttaaaacttATGAGATTATGGGCCAGCTCAACAAGCAGAGTCAGAGTCTACAACTCCTTACAGTACCAGAGACATGTCCCAGAAAGCCAGGCAAGGGACCACCTGGCAGAAGAAACCCCAGTCACAACTTTCCCAATAGAAACTTGTGTGGAACTCCTAGTAGATCTCCAAGTGAGCTCATCCTCTAAGGAGTTTTTAACAGAAGCTCTCCAGGACAACCA CAGCCCTTTCCAACTAAAGTGCAGAGATTTCTACACTGCTCTCATCTTTTTTCATGATGCTGTAAAAATTCTGACTCTTTTGGACCCTTTGGCAATTCGCAGAGTGGATTTAAGTCATTGCATGATAATCTTGATGGATATCAGGTCCCTTGTATCACAGATTGCAACTTTCCAAAATTTGCAGAGCTTGAAACTGCCTTCTTTTAGTGGAAATGAAAAACAGGAGATAGACTTCACATTAAAGATCAGTATTGACATTCTTGCTGCAGAACTGAGCAAATTGAGGCACCTCAGGGAGATTGCTTTATGTGGCCTTTGTCTTTCTGACCAGGTGGAATATCTGCTTAG aggtCTACAATGCTCCCTGG ACCTTCCATTTTCTTACTGCACTCTGACAAAGAAAGACCTAATTTACCTGTCCAGGAGTCAACATAGCATTCATCTTAAAAAGCTAGATCTTACTGGCAACAATATAACCAAACATTTAGACTCCTTCCTGGAACTTCTAAAGTCAGTCTCAAATTCACTGAAGTGGCTGAATGTGACAATGTGTGGAATCAAGgatagtgactttttaaaaatcttgtccTATTTATATTCCTGTACCAGGCTCTCCCATCTTGGTCTGTGTGGCAACCCACTATCTAGCACGAGTGTGTACATTTTACTAAGTCCAGGCCAGCACAAATTGCCCAACCTGAAGGTGATATCAGTTCCAGTCTTCCTAGATTGTTGCAAGAACCTGCCCCAGCACGATCCACTTCCGAAGTCATTGGAGCCTTACATTGATAGTGACAAGTTTTCCTCTGTTCTGAAGGAAATGAAGCAGATGGAACTCAAAAAAGGAGACTCTGCCATTGAGTATCCTTCTAGTCTTACCTTTGACTTGCTTGACTATTTTGACCTGCGATAA